The Acidobacteriota bacterium DNA window AGCGCGTCCCGCTCCACCTGCGGCGCACCGTCCCGCCGGGCGAGGAAGACCGCCTCTTGAAACGCTTCCCGCGCCTTTTCGGGCCGGCCGGCGCGAAGGTGCACCCAGCCCTCGAGGCTTCGCCGCTCCGCACCGATCAGGGTGTCCCAGGAGATTTCCTGCGCCCGCCCGACGAAGGCGAGCACTCTCGCCAGAACCCGTTCCGAAGCGGCCAGAGCCGAGCCCGCCTTCGCCGCCCGTGCGGCGTCGCGCGTCCCGGTCGCCAGCTCCTCGGCGGACCTCACCCGGCCGAGTTCGAGGAGGATGCCGGCCCGGAAAGCGGCGGAAGAAAGCCGCTCGGACTCCTGCCCCAGATGGGTCCAAAGCCGCTCCCCGGCGAGCAGCTCCTGGATCGCTTCCGAGCGGCGCCCCGATCCGGCGAGCGCGCGGGCCAGGCACGTTCGGGAGGCCGCCTCCGCGGCGAGGTCGCCGGCGCGGCGCGCTTCCTCCACGAGGCGGCGGCCCAGCTCCACCGCTTCACCCGTCTCCCCGGCCGTCAGCAGGGCCAGGAGCCTCCCGCGAGCGGCCGCGCCCCGAAGGTCGGCCTGCCCGGCCTCCGATTCGGCTTCGCGGAAGCGCTCGATCGCCGCCCCCTCGTTGCCACCGGCGAGCGCGAGGCGTCCCAACCCGATCCCGGCGCGCGCGGCGAGATCCCCGTCGCCCGAACGGCGCGCCTGGCTCAGTGCGGACAGGAGGCGGGCCTCCGCTTCCCGCGCGAGCCCCCGGCGCTCCAAGGTCTCGCCGATCTCGACCAGGGCGAGGGCGCCGGAGCGGGTCTCGCCCAGCTCGTCGAACAGGGCGAGCGACTCCTCGAGCATCGCCAAGCCCCGGTCGACCTCGCCGCGTCTCGCGTAAAAAGCCCCGGCGGCACACAGGACGGCGGCGAGCGTCCCGGGGGGGCCGGCGGCCCGCGCCGAGCGCTCCGCCAGCGCGAACTCCTCCTCGGCCTCGGCCAGTCTCCCTGCGGCCGCGAGCGCCTCGGCGCGGGCCTGCCGCACGGCGGCCTCGTCGGGAGAGGAAGAGCCGGAGGGCTCGGCGAGCCAGCGGTCGGCGAGCCGGATCGCTTCGAGCGGAGCACCTCCGGAAACCGCCTCTCGAATCGCGGCGGCGAGGAGGGGAAGGGCCTGCTCGGTCTCTCCGGCGTCGAGGAGATGGAGGGCCCGTTGGCCCTTCGCCTCCGGCCGATCGGCGAGCCGTTCCGCCCACCTCCGGTGCAGCGTCCGCACGGTCCGCGCGTCGGAGAGAGCGAGGATCTCCGGTGCGAGAGCGGGAGCGGCGAGCAGGAAAGCCATCGACCCGTCGGGCGTTCGCACGCGGCGGACCAGTCCCGCCTCGATGAGGTCGTCCAACTGCGTCGCGCTTCGCGCGAGGCGCGGGTCGAGCGCCTCGAGATCGGCCGGTCGAAGCGGCTCGGCGGCCACGGCGAGCGCCGCGAGGATCGCCCGGCCGCCATCCCCCAGGCGATCCCACGAGGACTGCAGCCACTCCCGGGATCGCGTTCCCGGCTCGCCGAGCTCCGCCAGGATCTTCTCGGGAGGTCCGGCCGGCTCCCTTCCGACACGGCCGGCGCGGACCAAGGCCTCGACGGTCTCTTCGACGAGCAGCGGGATGCCGCCCGTGCGCTCCGCGAGCGCTCGGCCCCACTCGGCGGGGAGGGACGGGCGTCCGAGCATCGAAGCGGCCATCCGCGCCACCGCCTCGGCGTCGAGAGGGGGGAGCGAGACGAGGTGGGTCCACGGCGCGGCGCTCTCGAGCGGGTCGGAGGGGCGGGCGGTGATCACGACGAGGCACGGGAGCGAGGCCCCGGCCGCTCGGGCCAACCAAACCAGCTTCTCCCTCGATGCGTGGTCGGCGCGGTCCACGTCGTCCGCCAACAGGACGAGGGGGGCGGTCCTCCGGGACAGAACCTCCTCGATCGCGGCGTCCCCGCCGGAGGGGGTCACCGCCGCCGCGATCCGGCCGGCCAGACCGAGAGGGCGGCGCGGCGCCTCGTCGGAGCGCACGAGCACCGCCTCGACCCCGGCGAGACGCGCGGCGAGGCGGAACTCTCCGAGCAACCGCGACCGGCCCGAGCCGCCGGGGCCCATGACCATCCAAGCCTCGCCCGCTCCCGACTTCACGCGCTCGAGGGCCGCCTCGAAACGCTCCATCAGCTCCCGGCGGCCGCAGAAGGCGGGGGCCAACGGCCTTCGCAGGGGAGGCGCGCGGTCCGGCCGGCGGCCCGAAAGAGGCGCCAGCGCCTCCCGGACCTCCCCGGCCGTCGCCGGCCGGTCGGCCGGGTCCTTCGCCATCAGGCGGAGGATGAGCTCCGCCAGACTGTCGGGAAGTCCCGGTACGAGCGTGCGAGGGTCCGGGACGCTTTCGCGGAGGTGCGCCCGGAGCAGCTCCCAGGGGGTGGCGCCCGTGAAGGGGTCGCGCCCGGTGGCGAGCCGGAACAGCACGCATCCGAGGCTGTACAGGTCGGCCCGGCCGTCCAGCCGCCCGCCGTGCAGCGTCTCGGGCGCGACCGTCGCCAGCGTGCCCCGAACGACCCCGTCCCCGATGTCCCTCGCGCGGTCGACGAGACCGAGGTCCATCAGCCACACCGGGGGCGGCTCATCGTCCAGATCGGCGCCGACGAGGATGTTGCTGGCCGTCACGTCCCGATGAACCAGCCCGCGATCGTGGAGAGCGCCGAGGGCGTCGAGGACGGCGTCGGCGATCCTGGCGAGATCCGACCATCGCGACTCCCCGAATCGCAGCCGCGCAGCGGGCTGGCCCGCGACCAGGTCCATCGTGAAGTACGGAAGTTCCGGCGCTTCCGGCTCGCCCGGGGGCCTCGCGGTGCCGAAGTCGTGGACCGCCACCAGGTGGGGGTGCCGCAGCTCCGTCAGGAGGCTGAACTCCCGATGGAAGGCGCGGACGAGCGAGGCGGGATCGGCCATTCCCTCCGGACGGAGGAGCTTCAGGGCGAGTCGCCGACCGGTTTCCCGGTCGGTGACTTCGTAGACGGTAGCTGCCGCGCCCGCGCCGATCGGGGCGACCACCTCGTACCGGCCTGCGATCGAAAAGGACCCGGCCACGGGTCCCTTATGCCCCGTCCTGTTGCAAAGCGCAACGGCTGAGGCGGCACGCCCCGCCCCGGACAGGCGCCGGGGGCGCCGGGCGGGAGCGGTCGCGAAGGCCGGAAAAGCCGCTTCTGGGCCGGTTCGGGCCAAAAAAGAAGGCCCTCGTGGAGGGCCTGGCAGGTAGAGGAAAAGGAGCCATTCGTCCCGGAGAAGAGCAATATGTGTGCCATGGACCCGTGGCAAGGGACCGGGAGCAAGGTACTGGCTCGGGAAGGGTTGCCGGTCACCATCGGGTGACGGGGCCCGCGTCGTTTTGACGTACTGGGTCAGTCTGACAGGAATCCGGACCGCGGCGGCCGGACGGACTGGTGGACCGCAAGGGATTCGAACCCTCGACCTCCGCGTTGCGAACGCGGCGCTCTCCCAGCTGAGCTAGCGGCCCCCTTCTCGTCGACCGGTTCCCCGGCCACATCCAGCGGGGCGTCTGGTGGGGCGTGAAGGATTCGAACCTTCGACTTCCACCGTGTGAAGATGGCACTCTACCACTGAGTTAACGCCCCGAAACCGACGCGCGCCCCGCGTGCCGGCGGCGGCGGGGCGCGGGAAGTGATAGCACGCGCACCGGTACGTGTCCAGGAGTCGGCGTGCCGGTGGCCGCCGCGCCGTCGCACCGGGCCGGAGCCTGCCGTGCGGCGGGGAGCAAGTCGTGTTATTCCTATATGTTGGGCTATCGACCGAGGAGAAGCCCTATATCTTGTGGTTCGGGTCTTGACAACGGGCGCTCGGTCGCGATACGTTGCGCCGGTCGCTGCCGGCCGGCCCTGTTCGGGATTCGTCGCACCTTTCCGGAGGGTCGGCGTAGGGAGAGGAGGTCCCCGGCGGCCACTCGAACAGGGAGAGAAGAAACCGGACCGGCACGCCGGTTCAATGGAGGAGGATCGCATGCCCTTGCAGAACAGCCATCAGGAGATGCCCGCACGCGAACCCGAGCCCACGGGAACCACGCGCCCGCTCGACAGCGGCCGGGCGATGCCGGCGACGACGCTCGGAGGGGGGCCGGGTCTGACGATCCGACGGCTGTTCACGCGCGAGGGGCAGGACCCGTTCGAAGCGGTCGACTGGGAGAAGCGCACGGCCAGCATCACCTCGGGCGACGGCACCGTCGTCTTCGAGCAAAAGGATGTCGAGGTGCCGAAGAGCTGGTCCCAGACGGCGACCAACATCGTGGCCCAGAAGTATTTCCGGGGGACGCTCGGCACCCCGGAGCGCGAGTCCTCCGTCCGGCAGCTGGTGAGCCGCGTGGTCGACACGATCACCCGCTGGGGGGAGAAGGGCGGCTATTTCGCCACCGCGGCGGACCGGGATGCCTTCCACGACGAGCTGGTCCACATGCTGCTCAACCAGCAGATGGCCTTCAACTCGCCGGTCTGGTTCAACTGCGGGATCGAGCCGCATCCCCAGGTGTCGGCCTGCTTCATCAACAGCGTCCAGGATTCGATGGCCTCGATCCTCGACCTGGCCAAGACCGAGGGCATGCTGTTCAAGTACGGATCGGGCACGGGGAGCAACCTCTCCGTGATCCGCTCCTCGAAGGAGAAGCTCGCGGGTGGGGGGACGGCGTCCGGCCCGGTGTCGTTCATGCGCGGCTACGACGCGTTCGCGGGCGTGATCAAGTCCGGCGGGAAGACGCGGCGCGCGGCGAAGATGGTGATCCTCAATGCCGATCATCCGGACATCGAGGAGTTCGTCCTGTGCAAGGTCCGTGAGGAGCGCAAGGCTCACGCCCTGATCGAGGCGGGCTACGATCCGTCGTTCAACGTCCCCGGAGGCGCGTACGACTCCGTCTTCTTCCAGAATGCCAACCACTCGGTCAGGGTCACGGACGAGTTCATGCGGGCCGTGGTCGAAGACGGCGAGTGGACGACGCGTGAGGTCACGACCGGCAAGCCCGTCGAGACCATGAAGGCGCGGGATCTGTTCCGGAAGATCGCCGAGGCGGCCTGGGAGTGCGGCGATCCGGGCCTGCAGTTCGACACGACGATCAACCGGTGGAACCCGTGCAAGAACTCGGGCCGGATCAACGCCTCGAACCCGTGCTCGGAGTACATGTTCCTCGACGACAGCGCGTGCAATCTCGCGTCGCTCAACCTGCGCAAGTTCCTCCGGTCCGACGGCACCTTCGACGTGGAGGCGTTCCGGCACGCGGTGTCGGTCACGTTCCTCGCCCAGGAGATCCTCGTCGACAACGCGAGCTATCCGACGGCGAAGATCGCCGAGAACTCCCACAATTTCCGCCCCATTGGCCTCGGATACGCCAACCTCGGCGCCACCCTGATGGCGCTCGGCGTTCCGTACGACTCGGACCGCGGGCGCGCGATCGCCGCGGCCATCACGGCGCTGATGTCGGGGGAGGCGTACCGGACATCGGCGGAGATCGCCCGCGACCACGGGGGGCCGTTCCCGGAGTTCGAGAAGAACCGCGAGCCGTTCCTGGAGGTGATCGCGAGGCATCGGTCCCACGCGGAGGCGCTGCCCGACGACCTCGTGGAGCCGAACCTCCTGGCTGCGGCCCGGCAGGTGTGGGCGGAGGCGGAACGGCTCGGCAGCGAATACGGCTTCCGGAACGCCCAGGCCACCGTGCTCGCGCCGACCGGAACGATCGCCTTCATGATGGATTGCGACACGACCGGCATCGAGCCGGATCTGGCCCTGACCAAGTACAAGCGGCTGGTCGGCGGTGGGATGATCAAGATCGTCAACACCACCGTGCCGGTGGCGCTGCGGCGGCTCGGCTACGACGCGACACAGATCCAGGAGATCCTCGACTACATCGACGAGCACGAGACGATCGAGGGTGCGCCGCATCTGAAGGAAGAGCACCTCGCGGTCTTCGACTGCTCGTTCCCCGGCCGTGGCGGGAAGCGCGCGATCCACTGGATGGGGCACGCGAGGATGATGGCCGCCGTGCAACCGTTCTTGTCGGGCGCCATCAGCAAGACGGTCAACATGCCGGAGTCCTCGACGGTGGAGGACGTGGAGCAGGCCTATCTGGAGGCATGGCGGCTCGGACTCAAGGCGATCGCGATCTACCGGGACGGCTGCAAGCGGACCCAGCCGCTCAGCACCGGTGCCGCCGCGAAGACCGAGACGGCGCGGCCGCTGCGGCGCCGGCTGCCCGACGAGAGGGAGTCGATCACCCACAAGTTCTCGATCGCCGGCCACGAGG harbors:
- a CDS encoding vitamin B12-dependent ribonucleotide reductase yields the protein MEEDRMPLQNSHQEMPAREPEPTGTTRPLDSGRAMPATTLGGGPGLTIRRLFTREGQDPFEAVDWEKRTASITSGDGTVVFEQKDVEVPKSWSQTATNIVAQKYFRGTLGTPERESSVRQLVSRVVDTITRWGEKGGYFATAADRDAFHDELVHMLLNQQMAFNSPVWFNCGIEPHPQVSACFINSVQDSMASILDLAKTEGMLFKYGSGTGSNLSVIRSSKEKLAGGGTASGPVSFMRGYDAFAGVIKSGGKTRRAAKMVILNADHPDIEEFVLCKVREERKAHALIEAGYDPSFNVPGGAYDSVFFQNANHSVRVTDEFMRAVVEDGEWTTREVTTGKPVETMKARDLFRKIAEAAWECGDPGLQFDTTINRWNPCKNSGRINASNPCSEYMFLDDSACNLASLNLRKFLRSDGTFDVEAFRHAVSVTFLAQEILVDNASYPTAKIAENSHNFRPIGLGYANLGATLMALGVPYDSDRGRAIAAAITALMSGEAYRTSAEIARDHGGPFPEFEKNREPFLEVIARHRSHAEALPDDLVEPNLLAAARQVWAEAERLGSEYGFRNAQATVLAPTGTIAFMMDCDTTGIEPDLALTKYKRLVGGGMIKIVNTTVPVALRRLGYDATQIQEILDYIDEHETIEGAPHLKEEHLAVFDCSFPGRGGKRAIHWMGHARMMAAVQPFLSGAISKTVNMPESSTVEDVEQAYLEAWRLGLKAIAIYRDGCKRTQPLSTGAAAKTETARPLRRRLPDERESITHKFSIAGHEGYITVGLYPDTRQPGEIFVVMAKQGSVVSGLMDSFATAISLALQYGVPLEVLVRKFSHVRFEPSGFTNNPEIPIAKSIVDYIFRWLALKFLDNEDAAGGAGDLEKPEPGAERPPADRARESLAGEEQKVWAGMADAPPCHECGTIMVRNGACYACINCGATSGCS
- a CDS encoding GAF domain-containing protein, coding for MARTGPEAAFPAFATAPARRPRRLSGAGRAASAVALCNRTGHKGPVAGSFSIAGRYEVVAPIGAGAAATVYEVTDRETGRRLALKLLRPEGMADPASLVRAFHREFSLLTELRHPHLVAVHDFGTARPPGEPEAPELPYFTMDLVAGQPAARLRFGESRWSDLARIADAVLDALGALHDRGLVHRDVTASNILVGADLDDEPPPVWLMDLGLVDRARDIGDGVVRGTLATVAPETLHGGRLDGRADLYSLGCVLFRLATGRDPFTGATPWELLRAHLRESVPDPRTLVPGLPDSLAELILRLMAKDPADRPATAGEVREALAPLSGRRPDRAPPLRRPLAPAFCGRRELMERFEAALERVKSGAGEAWMVMGPGGSGRSRLLGEFRLAARLAGVEAVLVRSDEAPRRPLGLAGRIAAAVTPSGGDAAIEEVLSRRTAPLVLLADDVDRADHASREKLVWLARAAGASLPCLVVITARPSDPLESAAPWTHLVSLPPLDAEAVARMAASMLGRPSLPAEWGRALAERTGGIPLLVEETVEALVRAGRVGREPAGPPEKILAELGEPGTRSREWLQSSWDRLGDGGRAILAALAVAAEPLRPADLEALDPRLARSATQLDDLIEAGLVRRVRTPDGSMAFLLAAPALAPEILALSDARTVRTLHRRWAERLADRPEAKGQRALHLLDAGETEQALPLLAAAIREAVSGGAPLEAIRLADRWLAEPSGSSSPDEAAVRQARAEALAAAGRLAEAEEEFALAERSARAAGPPGTLAAVLCAAGAFYARRGEVDRGLAMLEESLALFDELGETRSGALALVEIGETLERRGLAREAEARLLSALSQARRSGDGDLAARAGIGLGRLALAGGNEGAAIERFREAESEAGQADLRGAAARGRLLALLTAGETGEAVELGRRLVEEARRAGDLAAEAASRTCLARALAGSGRRSEAIQELLAGERLWTHLGQESERLSSAAFRAGILLELGRVRSAEELATGTRDAARAAKAGSALAASERVLARVLAFVGRAQEISWDTLIGAERRSLEGWVHLRAGRPEKAREAFQEAVFLARRDGAPQVERDALCGLAEVCLAVRDDDRLRLALRRLERAAHGRRDPELDALVRLLAAERELQRPDGDLKRAVEEARAAGEALERAERGDWAWRAWGALAAAARRLGDASAASEAARRARAGLEALLGAMDRADRERFRSQLRARNVLEQEAASSRTVAPPPSVPAAGSRRVEALERLLEINRALNSTLELDAVLRTLLDTAVELTGAERGFVLLEEGGETSTELARGAGGEDLAGPDRELSRSVARRTMEDRRALLVHDALSDARLSRVASVHALRLRSVLSVPLSVRGRVVGAIVLDSRRASALFDAEHVRLLSLLADQAGIAIGNARLVAELRRQAEEIRRLNERLQETVEEQRVELLEKQSNLEVRFRYDCIVGASPAMQKVYRTLDKLVHTEIPVLVTGESGTGKDLVARVLHYNGPRAKKRFVTVNCAALTDTLLESELFGHRRGAFTGADRDRKGLFEQADGGTLFLDEIGEMPLALQPKLLRAIQFGEIRRVGEDAPRHVDVRIVAATNRDLATMVREGRFREDLFYRLDVGRVHLAPLRERMEDIGLLVEHFLQQQAAKEGRRPRSIEPAALRLFLRYDWPGNVRELENEVTRLAAFTEGDVITEVDVLENALFLERARERRAPAPVGTLEQTELEQIRQALRAAGGNRTRAARMLGIDRSTLYRKIRKYGEQLGLR